One Thermococcus kodakarensis KOD1 genomic window carries:
- a CDS encoding NTPase, with protein MALRIFVTGPAGVGKTTLVERVAREVDRWGYIVGGVITREVRRGGRRIGFKITALDTGEEGTLASLRGTSHLPGVPFGKYVVHVDEIERVAVPAIRRAIVEADLIVIDEIGPMEYTSNEFIRAVGEVLKSEKPLLAVVHRKFIDRFRPLGEVHTLSFENRNAEFGIILDRVMKELKGIRG; from the coding sequence ATGGCTTTGAGGATATTCGTGACAGGGCCGGCTGGGGTCGGCAAGACAACGCTCGTGGAGAGAGTAGCCAGGGAAGTTGACCGCTGGGGCTACATAGTTGGTGGAGTGATAACCAGAGAAGTGCGCAGGGGAGGAAGGCGCATCGGGTTTAAGATAACTGCCCTTGACACGGGCGAGGAGGGAACCCTCGCAAGCCTAAGGGGAACTTCCCACCTCCCAGGGGTTCCCTTTGGAAAGTACGTCGTCCACGTAGATGAGATAGAAAGGGTGGCCGTTCCGGCGATAAGGAGAGCGATCGTCGAAGCAGACCTGATAGTGATAGACGAAATCGGCCCTATGGAGTACACAAGCAACGAGTTCATCAGGGCAGTTGGGGAAGTCCTGAAGTCAGAGAAACCGCTCCTAGCGGTTGTTCACAGAAAGTTCATCGACAGGTTCAGACCCCTTGGAGAAGTCCATACCCTAAGCTTCGAGAACAGGAACGCGGAGTTCGGAATAATCCTGGACAGGGTAATGAAAGAGCTGAAGGGGATCAGAGGTTGA
- a CDS encoding CBS domain-containing protein yields MAEITVGQVVKRKAVLVRPDDTIHKVARILARNKVGSAVVVDENEEIVGIITDRDILDKVVAKGKDPKKVLVKDVMTTKPVTIEDDYTIQDAIDKMMDKGIRRLLVTRVGKPIGFVTAADLLAALNSMNSEEEEEVEEETEVYGICEVCGQYGPLYKVYIEGGEKWVCESCKDELNL; encoded by the coding sequence ATGGCAGAGATTACCGTAGGACAGGTTGTCAAGAGGAAGGCAGTGCTCGTTAGGCCGGACGATACCATACACAAGGTCGCTAGAATACTGGCCCGCAACAAGGTGGGCAGTGCTGTGGTCGTTGATGAGAACGAGGAGATAGTTGGAATAATAACCGACCGCGACATCCTCGACAAGGTCGTTGCCAAGGGGAAGGATCCCAAGAAGGTTCTCGTCAAAGATGTCATGACCACGAAGCCTGTCACCATAGAGGATGACTATACTATCCAGGATGCCATAGACAAGATGATGGACAAGGGAATCAGAAGGCTCCTAGTCACGAGGGTCGGGAAGCCGATAGGCTTCGTTACTGCCGCCGACCTCCTGGCCGCGCTCAACAGCATGAACAGCGAGGAAGAGGAAGAAGTCGAGGAGGAGACCGAGGTCTACGGCATCTGCGAGGTCTGCGGCCAGTACGGTCCACTCTACAAAGTCTACATTGAAGGCGGCGAAAAGTGGGTCTGCGAGAGCTGTAAGGATGAGCTCAACCTCTGA
- a CDS encoding ArsR/SmtB family transcription factor, with translation MDLLDYEVIDIHDERAKELAQILSNEKALSILKLIEERPRSISEISRELGIPISTVSYHIDRMLKVGLVEVAGKKYGKRLQEVKLYRASSKPILILPGGKKKHRTWEKLRVINLAVSAVASTGMYFAVKLLMGGSEEQSETVRTLTVKTAKEASKSSLDWIAVIIAILTFILVFGVLEYRFRKRF, from the coding sequence GTGGACCTTTTGGATTACGAGGTCATCGACATTCACGACGAGCGCGCTAAGGAGCTTGCCCAGATACTTTCAAACGAGAAGGCACTCTCGATACTCAAGTTAATAGAGGAGAGACCCCGTTCAATAAGCGAGATTTCTCGGGAGCTTGGGATTCCTATATCGACAGTCTCATACCACATAGACCGCATGCTCAAAGTCGGGCTCGTGGAAGTCGCTGGAAAGAAGTACGGAAAGCGCCTCCAGGAGGTAAAGCTGTACAGGGCTTCAAGCAAGCCGATACTGATTCTTCCGGGAGGTAAGAAGAAGCATAGGACGTGGGAAAAGCTTCGCGTCATAAACCTCGCTGTGAGTGCCGTGGCTTCTACTGGGATGTACTTTGCGGTTAAGCTTTTGATGGGAGGGAGCGAAGAACAGTCCGAAACCGTTAGGACTCTAACCGTTAAAACTGCCAAGGAAGCTTCCAAAAGCTCCCTCGACTGGATTGCCGTTATTATTGCAATCTTAACGTTTATTCTTGTATTTGGTGTTTTAGAGTATCGTTTCCGGAAACGTTTTTAA
- the albA gene encoding DNA-binding protein Alba, whose protein sequence is MAEEHVVYIGKKPVMNYVLAVITQFNEGAKEVSIRARGRAISRAVDVAEIVRNRFLPEVRVKEIKIGTEELPTADGRTANTSTIEIILEKP, encoded by the coding sequence ATGGCTGAGGAGCACGTCGTCTACATTGGAAAGAAGCCGGTTATGAACTACGTCCTCGCTGTGATAACCCAGTTCAACGAGGGCGCCAAGGAGGTCAGCATCAGGGCTCGCGGTAGGGCTATCAGCAGGGCCGTTGACGTCGCCGAGATCGTCAGGAACAGGTTCCTCCCAGAGGTCAGGGTTAAGGAGATCAAGATCGGTACCGAGGAGCTCCCGACTGCCGACGGCAGGACTGCCAACACCTCAACCATCGAGATCATCCTTGAGAAGCCGTGA
- the purB gene encoding adenylosuccinate lyase: protein MAVHPIDYRYGSEEMRRIWDEENKLQKLLDVEAALARAHAKVGNIPEESARVISERANTKWVKLERVKEIEAEIHHDIMAVVKALSEVCGEHGKYVHLGATSNDIIDTANALLIKESLAIVERDLKELRSVLKRLAMEHKYTVCIGRTHGQHAVPTTYGMKFAIWLDEVQRHIDRINQLKERVLVGQMSGAVGTMASFGERGLEIQRLVMEGLGLKPARITNQIIQRDVYAELMMVLALIASTLDKIALEIRNLQRTEILEVSEPFGKKQVGSSTMPHKRNPIRSEKVSGLARVLYSNVIPALLNNPLWHERDLTNSSVERVILPESFVLLDEMLKTTIKVLSGLEFFPENIKRNLYLTNNLIMAEPLMLKLTEKGMGRQEAHELVRQLAMKAFHEKRDLLEVVRESEEAMKYLTEEDLESLKPENYIGLAPQIVDNVIAFIGEKEREEAFMGR from the coding sequence ATGGCCGTTCACCCGATTGACTACCGCTACGGGAGCGAGGAGATGAGGAGAATCTGGGACGAGGAGAACAAGTTGCAGAAGCTCCTCGACGTTGAAGCGGCGCTTGCAAGGGCGCACGCAAAGGTCGGCAACATTCCGGAAGAGAGCGCGCGCGTAATATCCGAGAGAGCGAACACGAAGTGGGTGAAGCTTGAAAGGGTTAAAGAGATTGAAGCGGAGATACACCACGACATAATGGCAGTTGTCAAGGCGTTAAGCGAGGTGTGCGGCGAGCACGGGAAGTACGTTCACCTTGGAGCGACTTCAAACGATATAATAGACACCGCAAACGCGCTCCTCATAAAGGAAAGCCTCGCGATAGTTGAGAGGGATCTGAAAGAGCTCCGCTCCGTTCTCAAGCGTCTCGCGATGGAGCACAAGTACACCGTTTGCATCGGAAGAACTCACGGTCAGCACGCGGTACCCACAACCTACGGCATGAAGTTCGCGATATGGCTGGACGAGGTACAGAGGCATATAGACAGGATCAACCAGCTCAAGGAGAGAGTTCTCGTTGGTCAGATGAGCGGCGCGGTTGGAACAATGGCCAGCTTCGGGGAGAGAGGCCTTGAAATACAGAGGTTAGTCATGGAAGGCCTCGGCCTCAAGCCCGCTAGAATAACCAACCAGATAATCCAGAGGGACGTTTATGCAGAACTCATGATGGTTCTCGCCTTAATAGCCTCAACCCTCGACAAGATAGCCCTAGAAATCAGAAACCTCCAGCGGACGGAAATACTTGAGGTAAGCGAGCCCTTTGGGAAGAAGCAGGTGGGCTCGTCAACCATGCCGCACAAGAGGAACCCGATAAGGAGCGAGAAGGTGAGCGGTTTAGCCAGGGTTCTCTACTCAAACGTGATTCCCGCGTTGTTGAACAATCCTCTCTGGCATGAGAGAGACCTCACGAACTCCTCTGTCGAGCGCGTCATCCTCCCGGAGAGCTTCGTTCTCCTCGACGAGATGCTGAAGACTACGATAAAGGTGCTTTCGGGCCTTGAGTTCTTCCCCGAGAACATTAAGAGAAACCTTTACCTTACCAACAACCTCATAATGGCCGAGCCGCTGATGTTGAAGCTGACGGAGAAGGGTATGGGGAGACAGGAGGCCCACGAACTCGTTAGGCAGCTGGCCATGAAGGCGTTCCACGAAAAGAGAGACCTTCTTGAGGTCGTTAGGGAGAGCGAAGAGGCCATGAAGTACCTTACAGAGGAAGACCTTGAGTCCCTTAAGCCGGAGAACTACATCGGGCTTGCACCACAGATTGTGGACAATGTAATAGCGTTTATAGGGGAAAAAGAGAGGGAAGAAGCTTTTATGGGTCGCTAA
- a CDS encoding DUF134 domain-containing protein — protein MPRGMGWGRGRGRRRKMRMIGFIPQVRHFYPAQPPVFQPKPPIFMTYEEFEALRLVDYEGLTQEEAGQRMGVSRGTVWRALTSARKKVAQMLVEGRELIILPGGNEVPRGADE, from the coding sequence ATGCCGAGGGGTATGGGCTGGGGCAGAGGAAGGGGAAGAAGACGAAAGATGAGGATGATAGGGTTTATTCCACAGGTCAGGCATTTCTATCCTGCCCAGCCACCAGTGTTTCAACCAAAACCCCCGATTTTCATGACTTATGAGGAGTTCGAGGCACTAAGACTTGTAGATTATGAAGGCTTAACTCAGGAAGAGGCCGGTCAGAGGATGGGTGTCTCAAGGGGCACAGTATGGAGGGCGTTGACCTCTGCAAGGAAAAAGGTTGCACAGATGCTCGTCGAGGGCAGGGAGCTTATAATTCTCCCCGGGGGAAATGAGGTTCCAAGGGGAGCAGACGAGTGA
- a CDS encoding 6-carboxytetrahydropterin synthase — MSGNFRVVERKISWNKDFDSSHFLALPYESKCLRIHGHTYHVDVEIWGELNESGMIFDFNHLSNLVKLLDHRILVSENWVKERRDGAVIIEKNDKRLELPESEAVILNKPNVTAEYIAEWFAERVAEKAGDNVRKIRVRIWEDPRSYAEVTLER, encoded by the coding sequence ATGAGTGGAAACTTCAGGGTAGTTGAGAGAAAGATAAGCTGGAACAAGGACTTCGACAGCTCCCACTTCCTTGCACTGCCGTACGAGAGCAAGTGCCTCAGGATTCACGGCCACACTTACCACGTTGATGTGGAGATATGGGGCGAGCTAAATGAGAGCGGCATGATATTTGACTTCAACCACCTGAGCAACCTTGTCAAGCTCCTCGACCACCGAATCCTCGTAAGCGAAAACTGGGTAAAAGAGCGCAGAGATGGAGCTGTCATAATTGAGAAGAACGACAAGCGGCTTGAACTGCCCGAAAGCGAGGCGGTAATCCTCAACAAGCCCAACGTGACGGCCGAGTACATCGCCGAATGGTTCGCAGAGAGGGTTGCGGAAAAGGCAGGGGACAACGTGAGGAAGATAAGGGTAAGAATATGGGAGGACCCAAGAAGCTATGCTGAGGTAACCCTCGAACGTTAA
- a CDS encoding PPC domain-containing DNA-binding protein: MEFKAGRTFLFRVPAGEDLLEAINRSAESRGIKTGVVMGIGSLRNPVVGYYSEEEKRYRSIELSGTFELLSLNGNISLKDGKPFAHLHVTLGDEEGRVFGGHLIRGEVFVAEVYIEELIGKPLERKDMGNNLWLWETER, translated from the coding sequence ATGGAATTTAAAGCTGGACGGACCTTCCTCTTCAGGGTTCCCGCGGGGGAAGACCTTCTGGAGGCCATAAACCGCTCTGCTGAGAGTAGGGGCATTAAGACCGGAGTCGTCATGGGTATTGGCTCCCTAAGGAATCCTGTGGTGGGATACTACTCTGAGGAAGAGAAGAGGTACAGGAGCATCGAGCTCAGCGGAACTTTTGAGCTCCTCTCCTTGAACGGCAACATAAGCCTTAAAGATGGAAAGCCCTTTGCACACCTTCACGTGACCCTCGGCGATGAAGAGGGGAGAGTTTTTGGCGGCCATCTTATCAGAGGAGAAGTCTTCGTTGCTGAAGTCTACATAGAGGAGCTAATTGGGAAACCACTTGAAAGAAAAGATATGGGAAACAACCTCTGGCTCTGGGAGACTGAGCGTTAG
- a CDS encoding DEAD/DEAH box helicase translates to MLFVVRPGRKKNELEAFFIENEPEKLSQMQNLKADRIYRFIMREGRLFKVLEGSQYRNPKEIEKLLRQSRIVLVNADEWEDYFKRRLQNKRVEKAELCRLCLLEGRITVLTEGNRIKYHNEYICERCAEDELKRELRFRFKSIAMFDQAKKLLERFRDLDKVLYAFDPRFDPTKHPEITKWDELKAKHVKVEKIKVDELPVPEKFKEVLKSEGVRELLPVQSLAVKNGLLDGENLLVVSATASGKTLIGELAGVPKAMQGKKLLFLVPLVALANQKYEDFKRRYSKLGLRVAIRVGMSRIKTKDELVVVDTGIDADIIVGTYEGIDYLLRAGRKIGNVGTIVIDEIHTLDDEERGPRLDGLIARLRKLYPKAQFIGLSATVGNPDELAKELGLKLVLYDERPVDLERHIIIVRNESEKWRHIANLCRAEAMRKSKQGYKGQSIVFTFSRKRTHELAAYLTSKGLKAKPYHSGLPYKQRKLTEMEFLAQRLDVVVTTAALGAGVDFPASQVIFESLAMGNKWLSVREFHQMLGRAGRPLYHEKGKVYLLVEPGRKYSAQMEGTEDEVAFKLLTAPIEPVQVEWSDELEQDNVLAHSCVFNRLDVIEEVQSMCLGANQSAEKVLEKLEEFDFVKMKRPIVEVTPYGRAVSMSFLLPKEATFIRGNLGKREARWIAVKLLPFENIYLSGTLQRELEGAVRGRLSANVFSPSFASILEELDKVIPELSPNAAERLFTIYQEFFMCPEEDCTEYAMERVSNLIIELRRSGKHPTQIAEHFRKVYGLIVYPGDVFTWLDGIVRKLEAIERIARVFRVRKTEEGAKILKREIEEGRMIR, encoded by the coding sequence ATGCTCTTCGTCGTGAGACCGGGAAGGAAGAAGAACGAGCTTGAGGCGTTCTTCATCGAGAACGAGCCCGAAAAGCTATCCCAAATGCAGAACCTTAAAGCTGACCGGATTTACCGCTTCATAATGAGAGAGGGGAGGCTTTTCAAAGTACTTGAGGGAAGTCAGTACCGGAATCCGAAGGAGATAGAGAAGCTTCTCCGCCAATCCAGAATCGTGCTCGTCAACGCCGACGAGTGGGAGGACTACTTCAAGAGGAGGCTCCAGAACAAGCGAGTCGAGAAAGCCGAGCTGTGCCGCCTCTGTTTGCTGGAGGGCAGGATAACCGTCCTGACTGAGGGCAACCGCATAAAGTACCACAACGAGTACATCTGCGAACGCTGTGCCGAGGACGAGCTGAAGAGAGAGCTCCGCTTCCGCTTCAAAAGCATAGCCATGTTTGACCAGGCCAAAAAGCTTCTTGAACGTTTTCGCGACCTTGATAAAGTCCTCTACGCCTTCGACCCGCGCTTTGACCCGACTAAACACCCGGAGATAACCAAGTGGGACGAGCTCAAGGCCAAGCACGTTAAAGTCGAGAAGATCAAGGTGGACGAGCTTCCAGTCCCCGAGAAGTTCAAGGAAGTTCTGAAGTCTGAGGGCGTAAGAGAACTCCTCCCGGTCCAAAGCCTCGCCGTCAAAAACGGTCTCCTCGATGGAGAGAACCTCCTGGTTGTTTCCGCAACGGCCAGCGGGAAGACCCTAATAGGCGAACTGGCGGGAGTACCGAAGGCCATGCAGGGTAAAAAGCTCCTCTTTCTAGTCCCGCTGGTAGCTTTGGCCAACCAGAAGTACGAGGACTTCAAAAGGCGCTACTCTAAGCTCGGCCTCAGGGTGGCGATAAGAGTTGGCATGAGCAGGATAAAGACCAAGGACGAGCTCGTGGTCGTTGATACGGGGATAGATGCTGACATCATCGTCGGAACATACGAAGGCATAGACTACCTCCTCCGCGCCGGGAGAAAGATAGGAAACGTCGGAACCATAGTGATAGATGAGATACACACGCTCGACGACGAGGAACGCGGACCAAGGCTGGACGGCCTTATAGCGAGGCTGAGGAAGCTCTATCCAAAGGCCCAGTTCATAGGGCTCTCTGCAACTGTCGGCAACCCGGACGAGCTGGCTAAGGAGCTCGGATTAAAACTAGTGCTCTACGACGAGAGGCCCGTTGACCTGGAGAGGCACATAATCATAGTGAGGAACGAGAGCGAGAAGTGGAGGCACATAGCTAACCTGTGCAGGGCCGAGGCCATGAGAAAGTCTAAGCAGGGCTACAAGGGACAGAGCATAGTCTTTACATTCTCCAGAAAGAGGACGCACGAGCTGGCCGCTTATCTGACGAGCAAGGGGCTGAAGGCGAAGCCCTACCATTCCGGCCTTCCCTACAAGCAGAGGAAGCTCACGGAAATGGAGTTTTTGGCTCAAAGGCTCGACGTCGTGGTTACGACGGCGGCGCTCGGAGCAGGAGTGGACTTTCCCGCTTCCCAGGTAATCTTTGAGAGTCTCGCGATGGGCAACAAGTGGCTCAGCGTTAGGGAGTTCCACCAGATGCTGGGAAGGGCCGGAAGGCCGCTCTACCACGAGAAGGGTAAAGTCTACCTTCTCGTCGAACCCGGAAGGAAGTATTCAGCCCAGATGGAAGGAACTGAAGATGAGGTCGCCTTCAAGCTTCTGACTGCACCCATCGAGCCAGTCCAGGTGGAGTGGAGTGACGAGCTTGAGCAGGACAACGTCTTAGCTCACTCCTGCGTCTTCAATAGACTGGACGTCATCGAAGAAGTCCAATCTATGTGCTTAGGGGCGAACCAGAGCGCAGAAAAAGTCCTTGAAAAGCTCGAGGAGTTCGACTTCGTGAAGATGAAGCGGCCGATCGTTGAGGTTACCCCCTACGGAAGGGCAGTCAGCATGAGCTTCCTCCTGCCGAAGGAGGCAACCTTCATCAGGGGAAACCTTGGAAAGAGGGAAGCCAGGTGGATAGCGGTCAAGCTCCTTCCGTTCGAGAACATCTACCTCAGCGGAACTCTCCAGAGAGAGCTTGAGGGGGCAGTTAGAGGAAGACTGAGCGCCAACGTTTTCTCACCGAGCTTCGCCTCGATCCTTGAAGAACTCGATAAGGTTATCCCCGAGCTGAGCCCAAATGCCGCTGAGAGGCTGTTCACCATCTATCAGGAGTTCTTCATGTGCCCTGAGGAGGACTGCACCGAATATGCCATGGAGAGGGTGAGCAACCTGATAATTGAGCTCAGGAGGAGCGGAAAGCACCCGACCCAGATAGCGGAGCACTTCAGGAAGGTCTATGGGCTGATAGTCTATCCGGGCGACGTCTTCACGTGGCTCGACGGCATAGTTAGGAAGCTCGAAGCCATCGAGAGGATAGCGAGGGTCTTCCGCGTGAGAAAGACCGAGGAGGGGGCGAAGATACTGAAGAGGGAGATAGAAGAAGGGAGGATGATACGCTAA
- a CDS encoding Lrp/AsnC family transcriptional regulator, with protein sequence MAGVDEKDREILRILRKEGRITLTELGRRVGLSPASVKNRLDKLERLGAIKGYSAVVDHAFLDEFVSAILELHFKEFDDSLRPYLSRLSKMENIEFLYVRTGESQVIMKVNVADTDELRRFIERLKAIFGLNLTFVEATLVLEELKNCWVSLTGERRRSENFPSRR encoded by the coding sequence ATGGCAGGCGTAGATGAAAAGGACAGAGAAATCCTCAGGATACTCCGCAAAGAGGGCAGGATTACTCTTACCGAGCTTGGGAGGAGGGTAGGCCTCTCCCCTGCGAGCGTCAAGAACCGACTGGATAAACTGGAGAGGCTCGGCGCGATAAAGGGATATTCGGCCGTTGTTGATCATGCGTTTCTTGATGAGTTCGTGTCAGCAATCTTAGAGCTACACTTCAAAGAGTTCGATGATTCCTTGAGACCGTACCTTTCAAGACTTTCCAAGATGGAGAACATCGAATTCTTGTATGTGAGAACAGGGGAGAGTCAGGTCATCATGAAGGTAAACGTCGCCGATACCGATGAACTCAGACGTTTTATTGAAAGGCTGAAGGCCATTTTTGGATTGAACCTGACGTTCGTGGAGGCGACGCTCGTTCTGGAAGAACTTAAAAACTGCTGGGTGTCTCTCACTGGCGAGAGAAGAAGGAGCGAAAACTTCCCTTCGAGGCGGTGA
- a CDS encoding tyrosine--tRNA ligase: MDIERKIELIKKKPTEELLTEENLRHLLEVGAPLQHYIGFEISGYIHLGTGLMAGAKIADLQKAGVKTRIFLADWHSWINDKLGGDLEVIQKVALTYFKEGMKQSIKVMGGDPDKVEFVLASEILDKGDYWQTVIDISKNVTLARMLRSITIMGRQMGEAIDFAKLIYPAMQVADIFYQGVTIAHAGMDQRKAHVIAIEVAQKLKYHPLEWKGEKLKPVALHHHLLLGLQEPPVWPIESEEQFKELKTQMKMSKSKPYSAVFIHDSPEEIKQKLRKAFCPAREVKYNPVLDWAEYIIFREEPTEFTIHRPAKFGGDVTYTTFEELKKDFAEGKLHPLDLKNAVAEYLIELLKPVREYFEKHPEPLELMREIKITR; encoded by the coding sequence ATGGACATAGAAAGGAAGATAGAGCTCATCAAGAAAAAACCCACGGAGGAGCTTTTAACGGAGGAAAACCTGAGACACCTGCTTGAGGTCGGCGCTCCGCTTCAGCACTACATAGGCTTCGAGATAAGCGGTTACATTCACCTCGGAACCGGACTGATGGCCGGCGCCAAGATAGCAGATCTCCAGAAGGCCGGCGTGAAGACGAGAATTTTCCTCGCCGACTGGCATAGCTGGATAAACGACAAGCTCGGTGGAGACCTTGAAGTTATCCAGAAGGTTGCGCTTACGTACTTCAAGGAGGGGATGAAGCAGAGCATAAAGGTCATGGGCGGCGACCCGGACAAGGTCGAGTTCGTCTTAGCGAGCGAGATACTTGATAAGGGCGACTACTGGCAGACGGTCATAGACATCTCCAAGAACGTTACGCTTGCCAGAATGCTCCGCTCCATAACCATCATGGGACGCCAGATGGGGGAGGCCATAGACTTCGCCAAGCTCATATACCCAGCCATGCAGGTGGCGGATATATTCTACCAGGGCGTCACTATTGCCCACGCCGGAATGGATCAGAGGAAGGCCCACGTTATTGCCATAGAGGTCGCCCAGAAGCTCAAGTACCACCCGCTTGAGTGGAAGGGCGAGAAGCTAAAGCCGGTAGCCCTCCACCACCACCTTCTCCTCGGCCTGCAGGAGCCGCCTGTCTGGCCGATAGAGAGCGAGGAGCAGTTCAAGGAGCTCAAGACCCAGATGAAGATGAGCAAGAGCAAGCCCTACTCCGCTGTCTTCATCCACGACAGCCCGGAGGAGATAAAGCAGAAGCTCAGGAAAGCCTTCTGCCCGGCTAGGGAGGTCAAGTACAACCCCGTCCTTGACTGGGCCGAGTACATAATCTTCAGGGAAGAACCGACTGAGTTCACCATCCACAGGCCGGCTAAGTTCGGCGGCGACGTCACATACACCACCTTCGAGGAGCTAAAGAAGGACTTCGCGGAAGGAAAGCTCCACCCGCTTGACCTCAAGAACGCGGTCGCCGAATACCTCATCGAGCTCCTCAAGCCGGTCAGGGAGTACTTCGAGAAACACCCCGAGCCCCTTGAACTGATGAGGGAGATAAAGATAACCCGGTGA
- a CDS encoding CGP-CTERM sorting domain-containing protein, with product MIKSNGDTMKKAAIILAAVVLLSVFGVVGMPKVSAAGEVVIAVDLAHGENPKGLTDVTYENETLTEGMLKVLTDYTFVYFGDSKYEADLGIKNIGDKITYEALKENNVTILIIGQPRSPFYPEEVEAIKKWLEEGGHALWIAGDSDYGTSGVNTINFVDSVLNQLNMTNLRLDQASVEDPVSNAGAPYRVVAYADPWGDTPKRDIIVQGFEHDGAVLAHGPGVVAWVDGVDGSGDWHKLTPEEKPENTYVLIRSTGDSVIKENEDPAANAYTAGEQGEFPIAAAQIIELEGKNPSVIIVSGETPIGGYEPMWTSVYYQKPLDGPKVVSNIFKWSVEITKGESGKSTCGPAFLVGLAVVPLLLRRRK from the coding sequence ATGATTAAATCAAACGGTGATACCATGAAGAAGGCTGCAATAATACTGGCGGCTGTTGTGTTGCTGTCTGTTTTTGGAGTTGTTGGAATGCCGAAGGTCAGCGCCGCTGGGGAGGTCGTTATAGCGGTCGACCTCGCCCACGGCGAGAACCCGAAGGGGCTGACTGACGTTACTTACGAGAACGAGACCCTGACCGAAGGAATGCTCAAGGTTCTGACTGACTACACCTTTGTCTACTTCGGCGACTCTAAGTACGAGGCAGACCTCGGCATTAAGAACATTGGCGACAAGATAACCTACGAGGCCCTCAAAGAGAACAACGTTACAATATTGATCATTGGCCAGCCTAGGAGCCCGTTCTACCCGGAGGAGGTTGAGGCCATCAAGAAGTGGCTTGAGGAGGGCGGCCACGCCCTCTGGATTGCCGGCGATTCTGACTATGGAACCAGTGGTGTTAACACCATCAACTTCGTTGACAGCGTCCTCAACCAGCTCAACATGACTAACCTCAGACTGGACCAGGCTTCAGTTGAAGACCCCGTCAGCAACGCCGGAGCTCCCTACCGTGTCGTTGCCTACGCCGACCCGTGGGGGGACACACCCAAGAGGGACATCATCGTCCAGGGCTTCGAACACGATGGAGCAGTCCTCGCCCACGGTCCTGGTGTCGTTGCCTGGGTTGACGGTGTCGATGGTAGTGGTGACTGGCACAAGCTTACACCGGAGGAGAAGCCCGAGAACACTTACGTGCTGATTCGCAGTACCGGTGACTCTGTCATAAAAGAGAACGAGGATCCCGCCGCGAACGCTTACACTGCCGGTGAGCAGGGTGAGTTCCCCATTGCGGCTGCCCAGATTATCGAGCTTGAGGGCAAGAACCCAAGCGTGATCATCGTCAGCGGCGAGACCCCAATCGGCGGCTACGAGCCCATGTGGACCAGCGTTTACTACCAGAAGCCGCTCGACGGGCCAAAGGTCGTCTCCAACATATTCAAGTGGAGCGTTGAGATCACCAAGGGTGAAAGCGGAAAGAGCACTTGCGGTCCGGCGTTCCTCGTCGGCCTTGCCGTCGTGCCGCTCCTCCTCAGGAGGAGGAAGTGA